The nucleotide sequence CGGACGGATATGTTGAGCTTCCTTGAAAACGGTTGCCGCCGGCGCCTGAACATGCCACTTCCCTGTCATATACGTGTCGTAGCCCTGCTTTTCCAACAACTTTCCCCAAGTTTGGCTCAATGCCGTTGAATCGCCTTTGGCCCAGGCCGCACTTCTCTTTTGGGCGTTCCAAATATAGCTTCCTGAAATGATCATGGCACGTGAGGCCACGCAAATCGCACCGTTCCATCCTCCCATATTGTAGGCATGGGAAAAAGAGGTACCGCCATTTACCAATCGGTCTAAATTAGGGGTATGGACCTCATCGAAACCAAGGGCCCTTATACTCTCAAAAGTTTGGTCATCGGCAAACAGAAAAACAAAATTGGGTTTATTGTCTTCCTTATTGTTCCTTTCGGCCCCTGTAGGTTTACAAGCCCCCAATAACAATAGTGCCAGTAAAGGCAAATAACAGCTTATGCTTTTATACATGATTTTTGGTTTATTATTTTAATTATCTAAGTAGTTCATACCCTTTTAAAGGAAAGGCAAACTAATAGTCCTCACCCAAGGCACTTCTTTTTTGGGAAGTCTTCCATTGATGCCAATACGCAAGCATTTCATTGAATTTTTCCGGCTGTTCTTCAGCTAGATCAACACTTTCCGCCGCATCGTTTTGGAGATTATACAGCGTGAAGTTCTTCCCTTTATCATCACTGTATATTTTATACTCATTATCTATTAAAGCCGCCTGACCTTGAAAATCGAAGGCCAAAGGTTTTTCCCTTCGTTTTTGCTCCCCACTGACGAAGGGAAACATATCCACCCCGTCATAAGGCCTATTATTTTCCGCTAGGTCCACCCCCAATATATTGGCAATTGTCGGGAAATAATCGGAAGTAAAGCAAGGAGCTTCCACCTTTGTACCGGGCTTGATCCTACCCGTCCACTCCATGATTCCCGGAACCCGTATTCCGCCTTCATTAAGGCTTCTTTTCCTTCCTTTCAAGCCCTTGGTCACCCCTTGGGTCCTTCCGCCAACGGATTTTCCTTCAGGCCCGTTATCACTTGTATAGAAGAGCACCGTATTTTCGGCCACACCCAAGTCTTTTAGTCTATTCCGCAAGCGGCCTATTTGCTTATCCATCGCCGATATAACCCCATAATAGTGCTGTTGGTCTTCCGAGAGTCCTGTATACGATTTTCTTTCCTCATCCCCGGTCAATACTGGTAAATGTGGGGTATGAAACCAGATAATACTTAAAAATGCCTTCTTGTTCTTTACCGCTTTCTCTATAAAAGGAATCGCCCGATCCATAATGACCCTAGAATCATCGCCCTCTAGATTATCAACCGCTATTTCCCCAGGTCCGGTCCAATACGAAGTATTGAAAGGCATGCCTTCTTTCAGGTTTCCACTCACGTCGCCCGATGACTTGGGAGGCGTAACCATAGGATTCCATGTAGGCACTTTGGACTCGGTTACAAAACTAACATCAAAACCATGGTCCCAAGGAGGGGCATAATCCCCATCAAATTTGGGCCTACCGCCCCTATTTGCCTCAATCGTATCTCGAGTAAGCGTACCTAAATGCCATTTGCCGAAATGTCCCGTTGTATAGCCTAAGCCCTTGACCATCTCCCCTAAGGTAATTTCCTCTGGTTTTATATGCCCGCAATTGGCATGGCAAATTCCATAGCGCAAAGGGTGCCTTCCTGTCATTACACTGCCCCGTGTAGGGGAACATACCGCAGATGCCGCATAGAATCGTTCAAAAACCGCTCCTTCAGCGGCCATTGCATCTAAGTTCGGGGTTTTTAAATGGGGGTGCCCATTATACCCCACATCACCCCAACCTTGATCATCGGCCATTAATAAAATAATATTGGGGGTTTCCTGCGCCACAGGAGCTACTTCCTGTTTTTTGGGTTTTTCGGAACATCCGATCAAAACACTTACGGCCAACAGGCCTCTTATAATTGATTTCATGTCTTATTCTTGGTTAATAGTAGGATTCCACAATACTCGGGGACAGGTTTTAAAAAACCATTCGTCAAAATCAAAGGCCGTCAGATTGGTCTTCAACTATGGGTTAC is from Zobellia galactanivorans and encodes:
- a CDS encoding sulfatase family protein, yielding MKSIIRGLLAVSVLIGCSEKPKKQEVAPVAQETPNIILLMADDQGWGDVGYNGHPHLKTPNLDAMAAEGAVFERFYAASAVCSPTRGSVMTGRHPLRYGICHANCGHIKPEEITLGEMVKGLGYTTGHFGKWHLGTLTRDTIEANRGGRPKFDGDYAPPWDHGFDVSFVTESKVPTWNPMVTPPKSSGDVSGNLKEGMPFNTSYWTGPGEIAVDNLEGDDSRVIMDRAIPFIEKAVKNKKAFLSIIWFHTPHLPVLTGDEERKSYTGLSEDQQHYYGVISAMDKQIGRLRNRLKDLGVAENTVLFYTSDNGPEGKSVGGRTQGVTKGLKGRKRSLNEGGIRVPGIMEWTGRIKPGTKVEAPCFTSDYFPTIANILGVDLAENNRPYDGVDMFPFVSGEQKRREKPLAFDFQGQAALIDNEYKIYSDDKGKNFTLYNLQNDAAESVDLAEEQPEKFNEMLAYWHQWKTSQKRSALGEDY